A DNA window from Rhipicephalus sanguineus isolate Rsan-2018 chromosome 8, BIME_Rsan_1.4, whole genome shotgun sequence contains the following coding sequences:
- the LOC119403088 gene encoding calmodulin-beta, with protein sequence MERSPPTHQPEEAPMPSTGMEPPAKKARFSRSIKNLLDAHGSTRTSNGAAPEPSRRDVAVGTDGSEEFSEEELAKLRREFEWYDKDGDGQITAEDLGAMMSALGFNLTQEELEMEIAEVDRNGDGTINFSEFVAMNAGDITPPDITPHDSTRTAEDIRVMFQLIDRHGNGFLTLDELRRFFAAFDEEGLTDEEIEEFIREADTDGDGKISYDEFVALITSMYSWK encoded by the exons ATGGAGCGCTCCCCGCCAACACACCAGCCTGAAGAAGCGCCAATGCCGAGCACTGGAATGGAACCGCCGGCGAAGAAAGCCCGCTTCTCCAGGTCCATCAAAAACCTCCTCGACGCCCATGGCAGCACAAGAACGAGCAATGGCGCCGCGCCGGAGCCGAGCAGACGAGACGTTGCTGTTGGCACTGACGGCTCGGAGGAGTTCTCGGAGGAGGAGCTGGCGAAGCTGCGCAGAGAATTCGAGTGGTACGACAAAGACGGCGATGGCCAGATCACCGCCGAGGACCTGGGCGCCATGATGAGCGCACTGGGCTTCAACCTGACCCAGGAGGAGCTCGAGATGGAGATCGCAGAGGTAGACAGGAATGGCGACGGAACGATAAATTTCTCCGAATTCGTCGCCATGAATGCAGGTGACATTACGCCCCCCGACATTACGCCGCACGACAGTACGCGCACGGCAGAAGATATCCGCGTGATGTTCCAG CTGATTGACCGGCACGGCAACGGCTTCCTCACCTTGGATGAGCTGCGCCGATTCTTCGCCGCGTTCGACGAAGAAGGTCTGACGGACGAGGAGATCGAAGAGTTTATACGTGAGGCCGACacggacggcgacggcaaaataaGCTACGACGAGTTTGTGGCTCTGATAACGTCGATGTATTCATGGAAATAA